A window of Candidatus Dormiibacterota bacterium genomic DNA:
CGCGATCGTCGTCGCCGGCGTCGCGCACATGGTGCGCGAAGCGCTCGACATTCTTCTCGAAGCCGTTCCGCGCGGCGTCGACCTGATGGCGATCGAGAAGGCCATCGGTTCGGTGCCGGGCGTCGTCGGCGTGCACGAGCTGCACGCATGGTCGATCGGCGCGGGCGCGGACGCGCTCTCGGCGCACGTGCTCGTCGCGCGCGCGGGCGAGGAGGAGAACGCGCTGCGCGTGGTGCGCGGCGTCTTGCGGGAGCGCTTCGACATGACGCACGTAACCCTGCAGATCGAGCGCGAGCACTGCGGGACCGAATGCGAGGCGGAGTTCCCCACGGTGGAGAAGCCTACCGCATGACGTCCACGGTCGTTCTCGGAATAGCGCGCACCCCGTTCGGAAAACTCGGCGGCACGCTCGCATCGCTGCCCGCAACCACGCTCGGTGCGGCGGCGCTCGTTCACGCCATCGAGGCAGCGGCAGTCGATCCTTCGGACGTCGAACACGTTATCTTCGGCCAGGTGCTGCAGGCGGGCGCCGGCCAGAATCCGGCCCGGCAGGTGCTCTTCAAAGCGGGGTTGGCCAAGAGCGTCACCGCCGAAACCGTCAACAAGGTGTGCGCCTCGGGCATGCTCGCGGTTGCGAGCGCGATGCGCAGCATCAACGCGGAAGCGCTGCGCGTCGTGGGCGCCGGCGGCATGGAGTCGATGTCCAACGCACCGTACCTGTTGCGCGACGCGCGCTTCGGATACCGTTTCGGCGACGGCACGCTCGTCGACGCGATGATCTACGACGGTCTGTGGGACCAGTATTTTCCGATGACGATGTCGGCGCAGGGAGCGATCGTCGCGACCGAGCTGAAGCTCTCGCGCGAAGAACAGGATCGCTTTGCCTACGAGAGCCACCGCCGCGCGCACGCGGCGCACGAAGCCGGCAACTTCGCCGGCGAGATCGTGCCGCTGCGCGTCGCGAACAAAGCGAAGGATAAGCTCGTCGTCGAGCGCCTGCCGCGCCGCGGCGAGCTGCGCGTCCCAGTCGAAGTCGGCGGCCGCGGCGGCGTCTGGGATCACACGCCGTCGGAGCGGTTCACGCTGGATTACGAACGCTACGCACCGTTTACCACGAGCGAGCTGCCGCACACGGTCGTCGACCGCGACGAAGCGGTGCGCGCCGACGCGAGCATCGAAGCGCTGGCGAAGCTCAAGCCCCTCGAGCGGGAGGGGACGATTACCGCCGGCAACGCGCCGGGCGTCAACGACGGTGCGGCGGCGCTCGTTCTCGCCGACGCACGCTTCGCGAAAGAACGCGGGCACGAGGCGCTCGCCACCATCGTCGATCACGCGGGCGTTGCCTGGGACTCGCCGTACATCGCGCTGACGCCGGCGATGGCCGCGCAGAAGCTCATGGACAAGAACGGCGTGAATGCCCGCGACGTGCACGTGTGGGAGATCAACGAGGCCTTCTCGTCCGTTGCGATCGTGTCGGCGCGTAATCTCGGCCTCGACCTCGACCGCGTCAACGCCTACGGTGGCGCGGTTGCGATGGGCCATCCGATCGGCGCTTCCGGCGCGCGTCTGGCTGCGACCGTCATCAACCAGCTGCGTAAACGCGGCGGCGGCCTCGGCATCGCCGCGATCTGCTCGGGCGGCGGGCAAGGCGACGCGCTCCTGATCCGCGTCGAGTAACCCATTGCCATCCTTCGACAGGCTCAGGATGACGCCGTGGAGATCGTAGTCGTCGGGGCGGGGCAGATGGGCGCGGGCATCGCGCAGGTTGCCGCGCAGCACGGCCATACGGTGCTTCTCAACGACCGCGACGGTGCGCTCATCGAGCGCGGCATCGCGTCGATACGCAAGAACCTCGATCGCGCGGTCGAGAAGTCGCGCATCACGGCGATGGAGCGCGACGACGCGCTTGCCAAGATTCGCGCGACGCCGAAGCTCGAACACTTCACGGCGCAGATTGCGATCGAGGCCGCAACCGAGAACCTGGAGACGAAGCTCGATCTCCTCGCGGTGCTCGATGCGTCTTTGCCGTCGCAGGCGATCCTCGCGAGCAACACCTCCTCGATCTCGATCACGCGGCTCGCGTCGGCGACGCGCCGCCCGCAGCGCGTCATCGGCATGCACTTCATGAATCCCGTTCCGGTGATGCCGCTCGTCGAAATCGTTCGCGGGCTCGAAACCTCCGACGAGACGTGCGACGCGGTGCGCGCGCTCGCCGAACAGCTCGGGAAGACGCCCGTCGAAGTGCGCGACTTCCCCGGGTTCGTCTCGAACCGCATCTTGCTGCCGATGATCAACGAGGCGATCTACGCGCTCTACGAAGGCGTCGCTTCGGCAGAGGCCATCGACGCGGTGATGAAGCTCGGGATGAACCATCCGATGGGCCCGCTCGCGCTCGCCGATCTGATCGGCCTCGACACGTGCCTCTCGGTCATGCAGGTGCTGCACGACGGCTTCGGCGATTCGAAGTACCGCCCGTGCCCACTGCTCGCGCAGTACGTCGCGGCCGGCCGGCTCGGGCGCAAGAGCGGCCGCGGCTTCTATGATTACCCCTGAGCAGCGCGCCATTCGCGACGTCGCCGCCGAGATCGCGCGCCGCGAGATCGCGCCGCACGTCGCGGCGTGGGATCGCGAGCACGTCTTCCCACGCGAGCTCTTTGCGACGCTCTCCGATGCGGGCCTGATGGGCATGCTCGTGCCGGAACGCTACGGCGGCGCCGGCGCGGGCTACGTGGCGTACGCGCTCGCGGTCGAGGAGATCGCGCGCGTCGACGCAGGCTGCGCGGCCACGCTCTCGGTGCACTCGATGATCTGCGCCGTCATCGACAGGCTCGGCAGCGAGGAGCAGAAGCGCGCATGGCTTCCGATGCTCGCGTCGCAGAACGCGATCGCGGGATTCGCGCTCACCGAATCCGACGCCGGAAGCGACGCCGCGAACATTCGCTCGAGCGCGGCGCTCGACGGCGACGCCTACGTGCTCTCCGGGCGCAAGCAGTGGTGCACGAACGGGCGCTTCGCCGCCGTCGTCATGGCGATGTTCCGCACCGGCGGCCCCGGTGCGAAGGGCGTCAGCGCGTTTCTCGTCGATCCTAAAACGCAGGGCGTGCGCGTGGAGCGTGTTACCGAGAAACTCGGCATCCGTTCCAGCGACACGTGCGATCTGGGATTCGACGACGCTCGCGTACCGCGCAGCGCGCTGCTCGGCGCAGAGGGCACCGGCTTTGCCGGCGCGATGACCGCGCTCGCCGGCGGCCGCATCGGGATCGCCGCGCAAGCCGCGGGAATCCTCGCGGCGTGTCTCGACGCTTCGCTGGCGTTCGCGTCGCAGCGCCAGGCGTTCGGGAAACCGATCGGCGCCTTCGAGGGCGTGTCGTTCAAGATCGCGCGCATGGCGACGGACCTCGAGGCGGCGCGTCTCTTGGTCTGGAAGGCGGCGTCGCTCGCCGATGCGGGCGAGCCGTTCGTCGTCGAAGCGAGCGAAGCGAAGCTCTTTGCCTCGACGGCGGCGCGCACGCACGCCGCGGAAGCGGTGCAGATTCACGGCGGCTACGGATACACGACGGAGTTCCCCGTCGAGCGGTACTATCGCGACGCGAAGATCACCGAAATCTACGAGGGCACCTCGGAGATCCAGCAGCTCATCATCGCGCGCTCGCTGCTCGGCCGGCTCGAGTAAAGCGCGTGTCGGCTAAGGCGGTGCAATGAAATACTCTCTCGGGCGTTACGCCTATGGATTGGCGGCGATCGGCTCCGGTATCTGCGTCTTGGCGCGGCACGACTTCAACAATTGGCCGCACAGCATCGCGTCTGCCATTGAAATCCTCGGAGGCGTAGCCGTTCAACTGCCGAGAACGGCCCGCGCGGGTGCTGTCATACTGGGTGCGATCTACTCCGCCTTCGCCTTGCTGGCGCTACCCTCTGTCATCGCGCATCCGCTCGTCTACAACGGTTTCGGCAACTTCTTCGAGCAACTCTCATTCGTCTCGGGGGCCGCGCTACTCTATGCGTGTTCCGGTTCAATCGCCTCGACGCGAACGGCAAGATTGGCTCGGATCGGGTACTACGCATTCGGCATCTGCGTCGTCTCGTTCGCGCTGGAGCAGCTTTTCTATCTCTCGGAAACGGCGAGCCTCGTCCCGAAATGGATTCCACCTGGACAAACGTTCTGGGCGATCGCTACCACCGCCGCGTTCGCTCTTGCCGCTATCTCACTGCTCACGGGTCTCCTGGCCCGGCTCGCGTCTCGATTGCTCGCGGCGATGATCGTGGCTTTCGGGTTGCTGGTATGGCTGCCCGCGCTCTTTGCCGATAGCCAGAGTTTTCCGAACTGGAGCGAAGGCATGGAGACGCTCGGGATCGCCGCGTCGGCGTGGATCGTTGCGGAGTATCTCGGGCGGAAAGCCGCCTGACGCAAGGTATCAGCTTGGCCGTCGATGCCATCGAAACGCCCAACGCAGAATCCATCACGCGGTTGTAGCGCTCGGCTAGGGAACGAATGCACCGGCGTGCTATATTGAAAAAGATTCATCCGTTGGCGCGCGACCGGTTGGGCCGCGGGCAGAACTTTCGAGGTAATGATGCAGCGTATGTCTCGCGTTTTGGCGGCGGCGGCCGCTCTCGGCCTGGCCGTCGCGCTCTTCCATCCCGCGTGGGCGCCCGCGCAGCCCGCGCTCAACAGCATCGGTATTCCGAGCTTCGACGGCAACACCGGCTGGATCAACAGCCCGCCGCTCACGCCCGCGGATCTGCGCGGCAAGACCGTGCTCGTCGACTTCTTCGAGTACACGTGCATCAACTGTCTGCGCACGCTGCCGTACCTGCGCGAGTGGTACAAACGTTATCACAAGTACGGCTTCGAGATCATCGCCGTGCACACGCCGGAGTTCGGTTTCTCGGGCGAGCGCGCGAACATCGAGGCGGCGGCGCGGCGCTTGGGGATCACGTGGCCGATCGTGATGGACGACCACAACACGATTTGGAATCGCTATCACAACGACGCCTGGCCGCACGAGTTTCTCTTCGCGCCCAACGAGCAGCTCGTCGAGAGCCTCGCCGGTGAGGGCGGATATCCCGACACCGAGCGCAAGATTCAGCTCATCTTGAAGGTAACGCAGCCGAATCTCGATCTGCCGCCGCTCATGGCGTTGCTTCCGCAGGACAGCTACGACAAGCCCGGCGCCGTCTGCTACCCGAAGACCGCCGAGTCGCTCGTCGGGCATCAGTCGGTCGCAGACGCGAGCGGTCAGAGCCGCACGATGGTCAGCGACTACGCCGACACCGGCGGTCATCGCGACGGCGCGGTCTATCTGCAAGGCTACTGGCACATGACGACCGACGCGGCGGTCTCGGACGCGGGCAACGGCTACTTCGCGATGCGCTACCACGCCATTCAAGTCGAGATCGTGATGCGTCCGTTGCACGGGCCGGTGCGCGTTGCCGTGACGCAGGACGGCAAGCCGGTCGCGCGCGGGGATGCCGGCACCGATCTTCACTACGATGCGAACGGCAACTCGTACGTCGAGGTCGACGCGCCGCGCGCGTACGACGTGATCGACAACGCGCAGTACGCGCCGAACCGCGAGCTTCGCTTGATGCCGCAAGGTGCGGGGCTGGGCATCTACGATCTCGCCTTCGAGTCCTGCGAGGTTCCCGGGTCTCACTAGCAAGCTTTAGCAATCTTTCGATCGCGCACGTGCAGCGACGGGTGCCGCCGTCGACACCATCGAGACGCCCCAACGTCGCTCCATCACGCCGTTCCATGGAAGCAACAAGGCACGCGCGCAGGGTGGAAGTCGGGCGCGGCGAACGAGCCGCCCCTGCATGAACCTCATGGAGTATCAGGGGAAGGAGCTCTTCCGCCGCGCGGGCATTCCCGTGCCGCGTTCGCAGCATTGCACGAGCCCCGACGAGGCCGCCGCGTTCGTCGCGCAACATCCCGGCGAGTGGGTGGTCAAGGCGCAAGTGCTCATGGGCGGGCGCGGAAAAGCCGGCAAGATCAAGTTTGCAAACGATGCCGAACAGGCGCGTAGCGTCGCGCGCGAGATCATGGCGACGCCGATGCCGCCGAATCGCCAGAATCCAAAGGGCGAGCCGATTCACTCGGTGCTCGTCGAGGAGAGGCTGCCGATCGCGAAAGAGGCGTACTGCGCGATCACCGTCGACCGCGCGCACAAGCGCCCGGTGCTCATGGTGAGCCGCTTCGGCGGAATGGACATCGAAGAGGTCGCCGAGAACCATCCCGAGTCGATCGTGAAGCACTTCGTCGACACCGCCGTCGGCTACTCGCCGTTCATCGGACGCGAGCTTGCCTTCGGTGCCGATCTCGAGCCGGGATACCGCAAGGCCTTTCCCGCGATCGCGGGCGCGCTCTACGATCTGTT
This region includes:
- a CDS encoding 3-hydroxybutyryl-CoA dehydrogenase; its protein translation is MEIVVVGAGQMGAGIAQVAAQHGHTVLLNDRDGALIERGIASIRKNLDRAVEKSRITAMERDDALAKIRATPKLEHFTAQIAIEAATENLETKLDLLAVLDASLPSQAILASNTSSISITRLASATRRPQRVIGMHFMNPVPVMPLVEIVRGLETSDETCDAVRALAEQLGKTPVEVRDFPGFVSNRILLPMINEAIYALYEGVASAEAIDAVMKLGMNHPMGPLALADLIGLDTCLSVMQVLHDGFGDSKYRPCPLLAQYVAAGRLGRKSGRGFYDYP
- a CDS encoding acetyl-CoA C-acyltransferase (Catalyzes the synthesis of acetoacetyl coenzyme A from two molecules of acetyl coenzyme A. It can also act as a thiolase, catalyzing the reverse reaction and generating two-carbon units from the four-carbon product of fatty acid oxidation) — translated: MTSTVVLGIARTPFGKLGGTLASLPATTLGAAALVHAIEAAAVDPSDVEHVIFGQVLQAGAGQNPARQVLFKAGLAKSVTAETVNKVCASGMLAVASAMRSINAEALRVVGAGGMESMSNAPYLLRDARFGYRFGDGTLVDAMIYDGLWDQYFPMTMSAQGAIVATELKLSREEQDRFAYESHRRAHAAHEAGNFAGEIVPLRVANKAKDKLVVERLPRRGELRVPVEVGGRGGVWDHTPSERFTLDYERYAPFTTSELPHTVVDRDEAVRADASIEALAKLKPLEREGTITAGNAPGVNDGAAALVLADARFAKERGHEALATIVDHAGVAWDSPYIALTPAMAAQKLMDKNGVNARDVHVWEINEAFSSVAIVSARNLGLDLDRVNAYGGAVAMGHPIGASGARLAATVINQLRKRGGGLGIAAICSGGGQGDALLIRVE
- a CDS encoding redoxin domain-containing protein — translated: MMQRMSRVLAAAAALGLAVALFHPAWAPAQPALNSIGIPSFDGNTGWINSPPLTPADLRGKTVLVDFFEYTCINCLRTLPYLREWYKRYHKYGFEIIAVHTPEFGFSGERANIEAAARRLGITWPIVMDDHNTIWNRYHNDAWPHEFLFAPNEQLVESLAGEGGYPDTERKIQLILKVTQPNLDLPPLMALLPQDSYDKPGAVCYPKTAESLVGHQSVADASGQSRTMVSDYADTGGHRDGAVYLQGYWHMTTDAAVSDAGNGYFAMRYHAIQVEIVMRPLHGPVRVAVTQDGKPVARGDAGTDLHYDANGNSYVEVDAPRAYDVIDNAQYAPNRELRLMPQGAGLGIYDLAFESCEVPGSH
- a CDS encoding acyl-CoA dehydrogenase family protein; this encodes MITPEQRAIRDVAAEIARREIAPHVAAWDREHVFPRELFATLSDAGLMGMLVPERYGGAGAGYVAYALAVEEIARVDAGCAATLSVHSMICAVIDRLGSEEQKRAWLPMLASQNAIAGFALTESDAGSDAANIRSSAALDGDAYVLSGRKQWCTNGRFAAVVMAMFRTGGPGAKGVSAFLVDPKTQGVRVERVTEKLGIRSSDTCDLGFDDARVPRSALLGAEGTGFAGAMTALAGGRIGIAAQAAGILAACLDASLAFASQRQAFGKPIGAFEGVSFKIARMATDLEAARLLVWKAASLADAGEPFVVEASEAKLFASTAARTHAAEAVQIHGGYGYTTEFPVERYYRDAKITEIYEGTSEIQQLIIARSLLGRLE